TTATCGCCCTCGTTGCAAATGCGCGTAAACACACAAAAGAACCTTGTCGAACCGCGATAGATCAGGCGACCTTGCGCCGCGCATTGATTGACCGTGCATTTCCCCAATGCGAGTTTTTTCAAAGCGTCTTGATCCAAGACCGTTACGGAAAGCAAAATGCTTGATTTTTCCGATCTTTCCATAATGCGGAAGACGTCGCCTTCCTTGATCAGCCGTATTTTTGCACCGCCGAAACAAAACTCCATCGCATAGATACCGGGCAGAGAGAATAAGAGTTCGAGCTTTGCGCCCTCGCTTTTTTCCGTGCATCGGATCACGCGGCGAGCCAACTTCATCAACTCGCATTCGGTGGCCGCGAATGCCGCGATCGACCGTCCGTATTTTTTTTCAACCGTTTGCAATTCCATATTTATAAAGTATCACACGCGCGCGCGGAAGTCAATCCGTTTTCTCGCGGACAAGGAGCGCGGTCGCTTCCGCGGCGATCCCTTTTTCTTCGCCGACGATCCCGAGTTTTTCCGTCGTCGTCGCGGCGACCTTAACGTTTTCTTCGGAAATCCCGAGCGTTTTCGCGATCGTTTTTTCCATTTCGGGAATATACCCCGCCATTTTCGGTCGCTCCGCCATAATCATCGCCGCGACGTTATGGACGGCGAACCCCTTCTTTTCGATCTCGGTTTTTACGATTTTCAGAAGGTCGACGCTGTACGCGCCCTCGAAGCGCGGATCGGACGGGGGAAAGAAATGCCCGATATCGGGAAGCCCCGCGGCGGTCAAAAGCGCGTCCATGATCGCGTGCGTCAAAGCGTCCGCGTCGCTATGCCCGACGAGCCCTTTTTCGAAAGGGATCTCCACGCCGCCGAGAACGAGCTTTCGCCCGAGCGCGAGCGGATGGACGTCGTAACCGATCCCGACGCGCCTTTCCGCGCGCTCCGAAAGATCGGAAAGATCGGAAGAATAGGTAATTTTTTTGTTTTGCATTTCGCCTTCGACAAGTTCCGGCGCGCCGTAGACCGTTTCGTACAAACTTGCGTCGTCCGTATTTTCCGCGCCGCTTTCATACGCCTTTACAAGGCGATCCAGCAAAAAGCATTGCGGGGTCTGGACGAGGACGAACGCAGATCGATCCACCGCCGAATTCCCTCCGCCCGAGATCTTCCGCATCGAATCGACGCAGGGGATGACGGGAACCGCGCTCCCTTTTTCCGCAGCTTTCAAAAAGCAACGCTCCGCGAGCGCGGGAGAAAGGTAGGGGCGCGCGCCGTCGTGAACGCCGACGACGATCGGCTCGTCCTTCGCCGAATCGCGAATAAAGTCGAGCGCGTTTCGGACGCTTTGCGTCCGCGTTTCGCCGCCGCAAACGACGAACACAGGTTTTTCTTTTCTTCGGGAGAAAAGGGCGATCGCTTCTTCTTTCTTTTCTTCGGAAACGACAAGGACGATCTCACTTACGACGGGCGAGGCGAAGAAAGGCTCCGCCGCCCGTTCGAGCACCGTCTTTCCGTCGATCTTCGTCCAAATTTTATCGACACCCGCGCGCGAACTTTTTCCCGCCGCGACCACGATCGCAATTCCTTTCATATCTTCCTTTTTATCGGATATTTCCGTATTTTTATAAATTTCAGCTTATGACTTCGTAAAGCTCGGCGCATTCGGTCTTTTTCGTGACCTCGCGCGTATCCGTTACGCGGACGCGAAGACTCGACGCGCCAAACAGGATCTCGATCTCGTCGCCGACCTTGACTTCCTTCGCGGGTTTCGCTTCCTTTCCGTTCAAAAGGACGCGGGACGCGCCGCAGGCGTCCGCCGCCACGCTGCGCCGTTTGATCAATCTGCTGACTTTCAAAAATTTATCCAATCTCATAGTAGTATATTACCACGTTCCGCGAATTAAAACAACGGGTCGGCGGGATTTTCGAAAAGCCGCGGCGCGTATGATCGGCTCTGCGCGAGAGAAAAATGCGAAAAAACCGAGAATCTTTGCCACCGAAGATCGCGCTCCGATCGGCTTGAAGCCCGCCGGGATTCAATCCGTTTTCGAGCTTTCCGCGCGTTTTCAGCCGATTTTTCCTATTTTTCCCCGCAAAAAATTTTCGGGCGACTCTTGCTTTCCTGCGCGCGCGTATTGTATAATATATATTGTATAATCATATAACTACCTTAAATCAATAATCAAATTCTCGCAAGCGGCTCCGCGTCGCGCGCGAAAAGAGAGGTTTCTATGTCGAGAGAAGGCGAAGGCGGCAGACTGAAAAAAAGCAATTGTTGTCTGACTTGTTCCATCATTTCCTTTATCCTTTTGATCGTTTTCATCGCCGCGCTTCTGATCGGCGGCAATATTCTTTTCAAACAATACGTCAGCCCGAAGATCGGGGGCGTCGGATTATTCGATTCGATGTCGCTCGCGAGAAAGATTCTTTCCGGAAAAGAGACGAAGGCGTCCTATAACGAAGAGGATCTGGACGATTTCTATTCCGAGCTTTCCTCCTCTTTGTTTATGTCGGACAAATCGGAAGAGGAGCTCGAATACTCCCTTTTGTCGGACGATGCGAAAGCCTCTTTGGACGTAACTTCCGCCGCGGAAAGCGAAGAACCCGGAGCGGGTGAAGTCGGATCTTCCGAAACCTCCGCGCCTTCTTACGATAACGACGCGGCGTACGCGGCGTTTCTGCTTCTCTCGAAAAACGCGCGTTACGATCTTTTGACGGACGATATGAAAGAGCTTTGCTCTTTGGAAGAGTTCGGGCGGCTCGCTTCTTCGGAAAGCGAATCCGTTCGCAAGCGTCTCGGTCTCAAACTGTACCGCTTATCCATCAACGGGCTTCTCGGAAACGAGAGCTTTTCTCCGAGCGATTTCTCCTCGGACAAACTGACGAATCAAGCCTTCGATTCGATCGATTTTAACTTCGAGACCCTCGCGGATTACGATATCAGCGATCCTTCCGCTCCGGAAAACACGAAATTTACGACGTTCTCCGTGGAAGGGAAGCAGGTCTCCGCTTTTATCAACGACATTTTGAATTTCTTCCTCTCGGCGGACGTTTCGTCTTTCGGTTCGGAGTACGCATCGCTCGTCCCCTCGGGAAAAAATCTCTCCGATTATATCAAGATCGCGAACGTAACGATCAAGAATTCTCCGATCCTCGTCTCGGGAACGGAAGCTCTGTATAATCAAAAAGACACCGAACTCGGCATTACGATCTCTCTTCGCCTGCGCGATCTCATCCAAGAGATGATGAACGGGGAAGAAGTCCGCCAAAAGTTGGATT
The sequence above is drawn from the Clostridia bacterium genome and encodes:
- the ispF gene encoding 2-C-methyl-D-erythritol 2,4-cyclodiphosphate synthase, with product MKGIAIVVAAGKSSRAGVDKIWTKIDGKTVLERAAEPFFASPVVSEIVLVVSEEKKEEAIALFSRRKEKPVFVVCGGETRTQSVRNALDFIRDSAKDEPIVVGVHDGARPYLSPALAERCFLKAAEKGSAVPVIPCVDSMRKISGGGNSAVDRSAFVLVQTPQCFLLDRLVKAYESGAENTDDASLYETVYGAPELVEGEMQNKKITYSSDLSDLSERAERRVGIGYDVHPLALGRKLVLGGVEIPFEKGLVGHSDADALTHAIMDALLTAAGLPDIGHFFPPSDPRFEGAYSVDLLKIVKTEIEKKGFAVHNVAAMIMAERPKMAGYIPEMEKTIAKTLGISEENVKVAATTTEKLGIVGEEKGIAAEATALLVREKTD
- a CDS encoding RNA-binding S4 domain-containing protein — its product is MRLDKFLKVSRLIKRRSVAADACGASRVLLNGKEAKPAKEVKVGDEIEILFGASSLRVRVTDTREVTKKTECAELYEVIS